The following proteins come from a genomic window of Methanocella conradii HZ254:
- a CDS encoding Lrp/AsnC family transcriptional regulator produces MAYKSIRDLDAIDIKIIEKLCKDSSASLNDIAQELGISASTVHKRINTLKENNIIERFTILFDPMILNLKTVAFVGIELERDALMGKKKEDVIKRLTSIPYVLEVHETLAPFDLILKLRTKNVEKLRGVITNIASIEGIMATNTILTTNRIMERFIEIPQG; encoded by the coding sequence ATGGCCTATAAATCTATCAGAGACCTCGATGCCATTGATATAAAAATTATAGAGAAGCTATGCAAGGATTCAAGCGCGTCGCTCAACGATATTGCCCAGGAGCTGGGCATCTCCGCGTCCACGGTGCATAAGCGTATCAACACCCTGAAGGAGAATAACATAATCGAGCGCTTTACCATCCTATTCGACCCGATGATACTTAACCTGAAGACCGTCGCTTTCGTAGGTATAGAGCTTGAGCGGGACGCGTTGATGGGCAAGAAAAAGGAAGACGTGATTAAGAGGCTGACATCTATTCCCTATGTGCTTGAGGTCCACGAGACTCTGGCCCCCTTCGACTTAATATTAAAGCTGCGGACCAAGAACGTGGAGAAGCTCAGGGGCGTCATCACTAATATAGCGTCCATCGAAGGCATCATGGCAACTAACACGATACTGACCACAAACCGGATAATGGAGCGGTTCATCGAGATCCCCCAGGGCTGA
- a CDS encoding DUF362 domain-containing protein, producing MRVAIIKDEKIDYCRKPPYHPQETYPECPFNDTSASNQCYGYVRELLRMLGLDKENYGKDSWNPLGEIIKPGMSVFIKPNFVRHYNHAGGVDCMITHGSIIRAILDYVYIALKGVGHITIGDSSYLDADFEKIVRHTGIDKVADYYDENSKMHIDLIDLRQYRGRVRLIGGVDRRPLPGDPLGYSIVDLGKDSDHYEIIHDYPKFRNGYYNRNEMIKHHNMEKNEYCIANSILNADVIVNVPKLKTHSKAGMTCALKNLIGASGLKDWLPHHRYGPAECGGDDYIHRDFRKDWLARLRDEQVVTDNLLYIMPLRAMAALLHYSNKLIPFKDKYDAGGWYGNDTISRTISDLNKIIYYADRHGRMQNARQRKEFLVVDGVIAGQGEGPLMPVPKRAGVLVAGVNPVAVDLVCSGIMGFDYRKMPVFMHVMKSKKYPLLEGAPEDIEIVSDKCSRLEDVYGSYNCSFLPPDGWAGHVEYGRAPIPETKALNR from the coding sequence ATGAGAGTTGCCATAATAAAAGATGAGAAGATAGACTACTGCAGAAAGCCGCCGTACCATCCGCAGGAGACCTATCCTGAATGCCCATTTAACGACACATCCGCAAGCAATCAATGCTATGGATATGTCAGGGAGCTTTTACGCATGCTCGGCCTGGATAAGGAGAACTATGGTAAGGATAGCTGGAACCCGCTTGGCGAGATAATAAAGCCGGGCATGAGCGTTTTCATAAAGCCCAACTTCGTGCGACACTATAACCATGCAGGCGGCGTAGATTGTATGATAACGCATGGCTCGATTATTCGTGCCATACTGGACTACGTTTACATCGCGTTAAAGGGCGTAGGCCATATCACGATAGGGGACTCCTCATACCTGGATGCGGACTTCGAAAAGATAGTCCGGCATACAGGCATAGATAAGGTGGCCGATTACTATGACGAGAATAGTAAGATGCATATTGATTTGATAGACCTGCGGCAGTACCGGGGCCGCGTGCGGCTCATAGGCGGCGTGGATAGGCGGCCGCTGCCCGGCGACCCGCTCGGCTATTCGATCGTCGACCTGGGAAAGGACTCGGACCACTACGAGATCATTCACGACTATCCAAAATTCAGGAATGGGTACTATAACCGTAACGAGATGATAAAGCACCATAACATGGAAAAGAACGAGTATTGCATAGCCAATAGCATATTAAACGCGGACGTCATAGTTAACGTGCCCAAGCTGAAGACTCATAGTAAGGCGGGCATGACCTGCGCCCTCAAAAACCTGATAGGGGCCAGCGGCCTCAAAGACTGGCTACCCCACCACCGCTATGGCCCGGCGGAATGCGGTGGTGACGATTATATCCACAGGGATTTCAGGAAAGACTGGCTTGCCAGGCTCAGGGACGAGCAGGTTGTCACCGACAATCTTCTATACATCATGCCCCTGAGGGCGATGGCAGCCCTGCTCCACTACTCGAATAAGCTGATCCCCTTCAAGGATAAGTACGACGCCGGGGGCTGGTATGGGAATGATACCATTAGCAGGACCATATCCGACCTTAACAAGATAATCTATTATGCGGACCGTCATGGCAGGATGCAAAATGCCCGGCAGAGGAAAGAGTTTCTAGTCGTGGACGGCGTCATCGCCGGGCAGGGCGAAGGCCCCCTCATGCCCGTGCCCAAAAGGGCAGGAGTATTAGTGGCAGGCGTTAATCCGGTGGCAGTAGACCTGGTATGTAGCGGCATCATGGGTTTCGACTATAGGAAGATGCCCGTGTTCATGCATGTGATGAAGAGCAAAAAGTATCCGCTGCTTGAAGGAGCGCCCGAGGACATCGAAATCGTGTCGGATAAATGCTCGAGGCTTGAGGACGTGTATGGCTCATATAATTGTAGCTTTTTACCCCCAGATGGGTGGGCGGGGCACGTCGAATATGGAAGAGCCCCAATTCCAGAAACAAAAGCATTAAACCGGTAG
- a CDS encoding DUF1616 domain-containing protein codes for MAERPFFKAALSAALLILIAISVCLTAYVISAASRGDPFTEFYLLDSNGTANDYPREFIMYEPQPVLVGVVNHEHRDMDYDLIVMLENATQGYTLYEERIMLADNAAWTKRVDIAPPINGTKMRLDFKLFANGDMSVPYRNCYLYINVTRAMPGRVKA; via the coding sequence ATGGCAGAGCGCCCATTCTTTAAAGCGGCACTATCGGCCGCGCTGCTCATCCTCATCGCGATATCTGTGTGCTTGACGGCATACGTGATATCAGCCGCATCGCGTGGCGACCCATTCACGGAGTTCTACCTGCTCGACTCAAACGGCACGGCTAATGATTATCCACGCGAGTTTATCATGTATGAGCCACAGCCGGTGCTCGTCGGCGTGGTGAACCACGAGCACAGGGATATGGACTATGATTTAATCGTCATGCTAGAGAACGCCACTCAGGGCTATACATTATACGAAGAGCGTATCATGTTGGCCGATAATGCCGCATGGACTAAGCGGGTTGACATCGCGCCGCCGATTAATGGCACTAAAATGAGGCTGGACTTCAAGCTATTTGCGAACGGGGACATGAGCGTGCCATACAGGAATTGTTACCTGTACATCAACGTGACAAGGGCAATGCCTGGCAGGGTAAAGGCGTAA
- a CDS encoding polysaccharide deacetylase family protein, with product MDVVIVCHTEFGYVKGKEVVYDKRAKEGVEVGVQRLLKIADGHGARVTFAVMPEAAERFPGNVKHEIGLHVHPGWQELSVHGNRYYVGDAYLRKHCKASSTSTVLKDYPYEEQLDMIKAGKEHIAETLGVEPKTFVAGRWSLNDDTVRALVEAGFTHDCSATPHKKRGHYDWSKLPRMCMPYRPSRSSYQAKGDLPLLMVPVSQALFGASVSPEIIPIIGRRWLESCFLEYYRQKLPLFHICLHSPCMTDPYFMGQMDALLRFIAAHDVSFKYASEVREAGGHRPRADVLPYILNIGGGMERPLAKLAIEGRR from the coding sequence ATGGATGTCGTCATCGTCTGCCATACGGAGTTTGGCTATGTCAAGGGTAAAGAAGTAGTGTATGATAAAAGGGCAAAAGAAGGCGTGGAGGTCGGCGTGCAACGCCTGCTAAAGATCGCTGACGGGCACGGTGCCAGGGTGACGTTCGCCGTCATGCCAGAAGCGGCCGAACGCTTTCCAGGTAACGTAAAGCATGAGATCGGGCTACACGTACATCCAGGGTGGCAGGAGCTTAGCGTACATGGGAACAGGTACTACGTAGGCGACGCGTACCTGCGCAAGCACTGCAAGGCCTCCTCCACCTCTACAGTGTTGAAGGATTATCCATACGAGGAGCAGCTCGACATGATTAAAGCCGGAAAAGAGCATATCGCTGAGACGCTTGGCGTGGAGCCGAAGACGTTCGTCGCCGGCCGCTGGTCCCTCAACGACGATACGGTAAGGGCACTTGTGGAGGCTGGCTTTACGCACGATTGCTCGGCAACGCCGCATAAAAAACGCGGCCACTACGACTGGTCGAAGCTACCGCGCATGTGCATGCCATACCGCCCATCGAGGTCGAGCTATCAGGCAAAGGGCGACCTGCCATTGCTCATGGTGCCCGTATCCCAGGCGCTGTTCGGGGCAAGCGTAAGCCCTGAAATCATACCTATCATTGGCAGGCGCTGGCTGGAATCGTGTTTCCTCGAGTACTACCGGCAGAAGCTACCCCTGTTCCACATATGCCTGCACTCGCCCTGCATGACAGACCCATACTTCATGGGCCAGATGGACGCGCTTTTGCGCTTTATAGCGGCTCATGACGTGTCCTTCAAGTATGCATCGGAGGTCAGAGAGGCCGGCGGCCACCGGCCGAGGGCAGACGTGCTGCCCTACATATTAAACATTGGCGGCGGCATGGAGAGGCCGCTCGCGAAGCTGGCCATTGAAGGAAGGCGATAG
- a CDS encoding peptidoglycan bridge formation glycyltransferase FemA/FemB family protein, protein MLEIERNFFNFKRKDIWFSDSPFEVEGCQGVAFYACKNKVDMPGFVRKDFVTPVIDLTLDEERIWKNIDRMSCRKKINKAYNNGIKLKVNQCYEEFLEIDSEFRKSKGLPGSHIDVDYMKKYGTLFVAMLDGKVICGEVFLEDKDHIRRLITASRRFTGDQHWNNVVGYGNRMIIWESIRYARAKGIKEYDMGGYYAGADKARELEGVNKFKMSFGPKLVTKYNYEKDYSRLFGVARRIYGFSAAQVYRRSCWP, encoded by the coding sequence GTGCTTGAGATCGAGAGAAACTTTTTTAATTTTAAGCGAAAGGATATCTGGTTTAGCGACAGCCCATTCGAGGTAGAAGGATGCCAGGGCGTCGCCTTTTATGCATGTAAGAATAAAGTCGACATGCCCGGGTTCGTCCGCAAGGACTTTGTCACCCCCGTAATCGACCTCACCCTGGATGAGGAAAGGATATGGAAGAACATCGACCGAATGTCTTGCCGAAAGAAGATCAACAAGGCATATAACAACGGGATTAAGCTCAAGGTCAACCAGTGCTACGAGGAGTTCCTTGAGATCGACTCGGAGTTTAGAAAGAGCAAAGGCCTCCCAGGTAGCCACATTGATGTGGACTACATGAAAAAATATGGCACGCTTTTTGTCGCGATGCTTGACGGCAAGGTTATATGCGGCGAGGTCTTCCTCGAGGATAAGGACCATATCAGGCGCCTCATAACGGCTTCAAGGCGCTTCACGGGTGACCAGCACTGGAATAACGTCGTGGGCTATGGGAACCGCATGATTATCTGGGAGTCTATCAGGTATGCCAGGGCCAAAGGCATAAAAGAGTATGACATGGGCGGGTATTACGCGGGGGCCGATAAAGCCAGGGAGCTGGAGGGCGTGAATAAGTTTAAGATGAGCTTCGGCCCGAAGCTCGTCACTAAATATAACTACGAGAAGGACTACTCTCGCCTGTTCGGCGTCGCCAGGCGCATATACGGCTTTAGCGCCGCCCAGGTGTATAGAAGGTCGTGCTGGCCATGA
- a CDS encoding glycosyltransferase family 4 protein produces the protein MKAVIIGGFVDYQVQMSKSLNKGNDSLVFIYTKDVSLPPENARIANGLRVRLLSRPGAIYNPIALARFLKSSYRMLKEIRKYGPDVVHLQIGSSMLGFYIPFLRRYPIITTFHDLSPHIGEAKFWEKYMHAYIRHASKYLLVHGERLREAMISDYRQPPSKVKSIPIGPHNIDAFKMYEREDIKEDGNVVLFFGRILEYKGLEYLIRAEPYITREVPNARIVIAGSGDFEKYEDLMVNRDRFEVVRRYISYKEGAGLFQRASVVALPYVEASQSGVVSTAYGFKKPVVVTNVGSIPEVVEDGKTGFVVPPRDPEALARAIVRLLKDEKLRKCMGENGYKKLNADLSWDNVMRQTLAIYRSAMDGLKSDN, from the coding sequence ATGAAAGCTGTCATCATTGGCGGATTCGTCGATTACCAGGTACAGATGTCGAAGTCCTTAAACAAAGGCAACGATTCGCTCGTGTTCATATACACCAAGGACGTGAGCCTGCCTCCCGAGAACGCCAGGATCGCAAACGGCTTAAGGGTAAGGCTGCTATCCCGTCCTGGCGCCATCTATAACCCCATAGCGCTGGCGAGGTTCCTGAAGAGCTCATACCGCATGCTCAAGGAGATAAGAAAATACGGCCCCGACGTAGTACACTTGCAGATCGGCAGCTCCATGCTGGGATTCTACATTCCATTCCTGCGCAGGTACCCGATAATCACCACGTTCCATGACCTCAGCCCCCATATAGGTGAGGCTAAATTCTGGGAGAAATACATGCATGCCTATATCAGGCATGCATCAAAGTACCTTTTGGTCCACGGGGAAAGGCTGAGGGAAGCGATGATCAGCGATTATCGCCAGCCGCCGTCCAAGGTGAAGAGCATACCTATCGGGCCTCACAACATCGACGCCTTCAAGATGTATGAGCGCGAGGACATTAAGGAGGATGGCAACGTGGTCCTCTTCTTTGGCCGAATCCTCGAGTATAAGGGGCTTGAGTACCTGATCAGGGCAGAGCCGTACATTACGCGGGAAGTCCCGAATGCCAGGATCGTGATAGCCGGTTCTGGCGATTTTGAGAAATACGAGGACTTAATGGTGAATAGGGACCGCTTTGAGGTCGTTAGACGCTATATATCATATAAAGAGGGCGCCGGGCTGTTCCAGCGGGCAAGCGTCGTGGCGCTGCCGTACGTTGAAGCCTCCCAGAGCGGCGTCGTGTCCACGGCCTACGGGTTTAAGAAGCCGGTCGTCGTGACTAACGTGGGCTCGATCCCCGAGGTCGTTGAAGACGGCAAAACGGGTTTCGTCGTCCCCCCGCGAGACCCGGAAGCGCTTGCAAGAGCTATCGTGAGGCTGCTTAAAGACGAAAAGTTGCGAAAATGCATGGGTGAGAATGGCTACAAGAAGCTGAATGCCGACCTATCGTGGGATAACGTCATGCGGCAGACGCTGGCGATATACAGGAGCGCGATGGATGGCCTGAAAAGCGATAACTAA
- a CDS encoding glycosyltransferase family 4 protein: protein MEAQDIRILRIASDLYPSTVGGAALHAHNMSVMQAKLENEVTVYTSRHDGMPFTETISGYRVERFRPLMKLYGNPAMPSLLLRLAAENKNYDIIHAHSHLYLSTNICSLIRKFSSTPLVITSHGLTSQTAPGWLNHIYLATLGKWTLNAADRIICYTEEEKEEMERLGVDGRKIRVIHNGIDTSLFKPAERRRDGNRLLWIGRFVPGKGVHYLVEAFAEAITVKRDLTLEMVGKGPQLGAIREKVHELGLDDMVKIIEFLPNEELPAVYQSADVFILSSLTEGVPRTMLEAMSCGLPVICTDLPQLRRIVEGCGLIVPARDSRALAKAMLKVSSDPALAQSLGACGRERVMKSFSWDETVQKTLLLYRDVIESRSTYYEGERCNAHPDGRTV, encoded by the coding sequence TTGGAGGCACAGGATATTAGAATACTCCGCATCGCAAGCGACCTATATCCATCCACTGTCGGCGGCGCAGCCCTGCACGCCCATAACATGTCAGTCATGCAGGCAAAGCTGGAAAATGAGGTGACCGTGTACACGTCCAGGCATGACGGCATGCCTTTCACGGAAACCATTAGCGGGTACAGAGTAGAGCGGTTCAGGCCGCTCATGAAGCTTTACGGCAACCCGGCCATGCCCTCGCTGCTCTTAAGGCTGGCGGCAGAAAATAAAAACTACGATATAATCCACGCGCATTCGCACCTCTATCTTTCAACTAATATTTGCTCGCTTATACGGAAGTTCAGCTCAACGCCGCTGGTAATCACCAGCCATGGCCTTACATCGCAGACGGCCCCCGGCTGGCTTAACCATATTTACCTGGCCACGCTGGGCAAGTGGACGTTAAACGCGGCTGACAGGATTATTTGCTATACTGAGGAGGAAAAAGAAGAGATGGAGAGGCTGGGGGTAGATGGCAGAAAGATACGCGTCATCCATAATGGCATAGATACTAGCCTGTTCAAGCCCGCAGAAAGGCGGAGGGACGGCAACAGGCTGCTGTGGATAGGCCGATTCGTTCCGGGAAAAGGCGTCCATTACCTGGTAGAGGCCTTCGCGGAGGCCATAACGGTAAAGCGCGACCTGACGCTTGAGATGGTGGGTAAAGGGCCGCAGCTTGGCGCTATCAGGGAAAAGGTCCACGAGCTTGGCCTCGATGACATGGTTAAAATAATCGAGTTCTTGCCCAACGAGGAGCTTCCGGCCGTTTACCAGAGCGCAGACGTTTTCATTTTATCCAGCCTGACGGAGGGGGTGCCGCGCACGATGCTCGAGGCCATGTCCTGTGGCCTGCCTGTCATCTGCACCGACCTTCCGCAGCTTAGGCGCATAGTAGAAGGATGCGGCCTGATCGTTCCTGCCAGGGATAGCAGGGCGCTGGCGAAAGCGATGCTAAAGGTATCCTCGGACCCGGCCCTGGCGCAAAGCCTCGGGGCATGCGGCAGGGAGCGGGTCATGAAGAGCTTTTCATGGGATGAAACGGTCCAAAAGACGTTGCTATTATACCGTGACGTCATCGAAAGCAGGAGTACTTATTATGAAGGTGAGCGTTGTAACGCCCATCCGGATGGGCGGACCGTATAA
- a CDS encoding glycosyltransferase family 4 protein — protein MKVSVVTPIRMGGPYNWGRTLVEMLSRCGISGRHVHDLRGVLTSPLRQDSDIVHASIPITLRLWRRPLILTIHGEYPIERNVWRHFYPASIRMADIVTTPSLFLKERLVLDDALVIPNAIFPERFKAVRHWDKASANIVTVTKFAFRDKAESLIRLAHIMENVQKCTDVPLDYTVVGGGKFLDEVKEKVHGNGLSARFTGFVDSPKDYFQDRDIFAYYSVHDNFPIAILEAMASGLPVVTNRVGAVCEMIENGRDGFIARGEDEFHEYLLRLIDDPALRARMGSNARNKVIERFNWHRVINFYIKLYESLC, from the coding sequence ATGAAGGTGAGCGTTGTAACGCCCATCCGGATGGGCGGACCGTATAACTGGGGCAGGACGCTGGTGGAAATGCTGTCCCGTTGCGGCATCAGCGGACGCCATGTGCACGACCTGCGTGGCGTCCTCACGTCGCCGCTACGCCAGGATTCGGACATCGTGCACGCCTCTATCCCCATTACCTTAAGGCTATGGCGAAGGCCGCTTATCCTGACCATCCATGGCGAGTACCCCATAGAGCGAAACGTGTGGCGCCACTTCTATCCAGCATCCATAAGGATGGCAGACATCGTCACGACGCCCAGCCTGTTTTTAAAGGAGCGCCTCGTGCTGGACGACGCCCTGGTGATCCCGAACGCCATATTCCCGGAAAGGTTTAAGGCCGTGCGCCACTGGGATAAAGCTTCGGCGAACATCGTGACAGTCACTAAGTTCGCATTCAGGGATAAAGCCGAGAGCTTAATCCGGCTCGCCCACATCATGGAAAACGTCCAAAAGTGCACGGACGTGCCATTAGACTATACGGTCGTGGGGGGCGGCAAATTCCTGGACGAGGTGAAAGAAAAGGTACATGGAAACGGCCTTAGCGCTCGATTTACTGGCTTCGTGGACAGCCCAAAGGACTATTTCCAGGATCGCGATATATTTGCCTATTACTCCGTGCATGATAACTTTCCGATCGCCATTCTGGAGGCCATGGCCTCCGGGCTGCCGGTTGTCACAAACCGGGTGGGGGCGGTGTGCGAGATGATAGAGAACGGGCGTGATGGGTTCATCGCGCGGGGCGAAGATGAATTCCATGAATATTTATTGCGTCTCATCGATGACCCGGCCCTGAGGGCGCGGATGGGGTCGAACGCGAGGAATAAAGTAATCGAGCGGTTTAACTGGCACAGGGTAATCAATTTTTATATTAAATTGTACGAGTCGCTTTGCTGA
- a CDS encoding NAD-dependent epimerase/dehydratase family protein, producing MRSLVTGCAGFIGSHVVDALLKKGHEVIGIDCFTDYYPRDVKERNIEQALHDSRFTLIEKDLALMDSYPEVDYVFHLAAQAGVRASWGKTFDVYVHNNIQATQRLLEFYKGTGLKKLVYSSSSSVYGDARLPMSEESLPRPVSPYGVSKLAGENLCYLYYKNYGVPTISLRYFTVYGPRLRPDLAINRFVDAIINDREVVVYGDGTQTRDFTFVDDVVRANILAAESDVVGDVFNIGGGHRISVNDLMERIEATLRKKARVRHVEKQKGDVENTWADVSKAKALLSWQPEIGISRGLARYIDWYVNFRLPCKPPRSAVGMTGT from the coding sequence ATGAGGTCGCTGGTCACTGGATGCGCGGGCTTCATCGGAAGCCACGTCGTTGACGCCCTTCTGAAAAAAGGGCACGAAGTCATCGGCATCGACTGTTTCACTGATTACTACCCACGAGATGTCAAGGAGCGCAACATCGAGCAGGCGCTTCACGACAGCCGCTTCACCCTGATAGAAAAAGACCTCGCCCTGATGGACAGCTATCCAGAGGTCGACTATGTCTTTCACCTCGCAGCTCAGGCGGGCGTCAGGGCATCCTGGGGAAAAACCTTCGACGTTTACGTGCATAACAACATACAGGCCACGCAGCGGCTGCTAGAGTTTTATAAGGGCACGGGCCTGAAAAAGCTCGTTTACTCATCCTCGTCTTCCGTTTACGGGGACGCGAGGCTTCCGATGAGCGAGGAAAGCCTGCCCAGGCCCGTCTCGCCATACGGAGTATCGAAGCTGGCGGGCGAGAATCTTTGCTACCTGTATTATAAGAACTATGGGGTGCCGACCATCTCCTTACGCTACTTCACCGTATACGGGCCGAGGCTCAGGCCGGACCTGGCGATAAACAGGTTCGTCGACGCCATAATAAATGATAGAGAGGTCGTGGTATATGGCGATGGCACCCAGACCAGGGACTTCACTTTCGTGGACGACGTGGTAAGGGCGAACATCCTTGCCGCTGAGAGCGACGTCGTCGGCGACGTGTTCAACATCGGCGGCGGCCACAGGATAAGCGTTAATGACCTGATGGAGCGCATCGAGGCGACATTACGTAAAAAGGCAAGGGTGAGGCATGTTGAAAAGCAAAAGGGCGACGTGGAGAACACCTGGGCTGACGTGTCGAAGGCAAAGGCCCTCTTATCCTGGCAGCCCGAAATCGGCATTTCACGGGGCCTTGCCAGGTATATCGATTGGTACGTGAACTTCAGGCTGCCCTGCAAACCGCCCAGGTCGGCGGTCGGGATGACGGGCACCTGA
- a CDS encoding glycoside hydrolase family 16 protein, giving the protein MRAFFAFLALTWALMAIMLILTINYLNVGQQNESIYVHEDDVIDGAPILLENSTTPDNPTDPPYSASYLLYDNFSYDSGRWAKRDNTWSSSYAYTVFKPSNVWHENGNLVLRSYVNNHTGGEYKSDDKYFYGKYRASIKVDQTPGTYQTFYSYQWPTGILREGHNEIDIEIQKADGKYTALFSTWVKGVKSRYMYYMPFDPSEDYHTYGYDWYPDRVEFYIDDMSKPIWTSRSNVPAQPMYVYFQNWVQRDVPADHGGGVNTEYVDWVTVEPL; this is encoded by the coding sequence ATGAGAGCATTTTTTGCTTTCCTGGCCTTAACCTGGGCGCTGATGGCCATCATGCTGATCTTAACTATCAATTATCTCAACGTTGGCCAGCAAAACGAGAGCATATACGTCCATGAGGACGACGTAATCGACGGGGCGCCTATACTGCTCGAGAATTCCACCACGCCTGACAATCCCACCGACCCGCCGTATTCCGCCTCCTACCTTTTATATGACAACTTTAGCTATGATAGTGGCCGATGGGCAAAGCGCGATAATACCTGGAGCTCCAGCTACGCGTACACAGTTTTCAAGCCATCCAACGTATGGCATGAGAACGGCAACCTGGTGCTGCGCTCCTATGTCAATAACCACACGGGCGGCGAATACAAGTCCGATGATAAGTATTTTTATGGTAAGTATCGTGCCAGCATAAAGGTCGACCAGACTCCGGGCACGTACCAGACGTTCTACAGCTACCAGTGGCCAACCGGAATCTTACGTGAAGGGCACAACGAGATCGACATTGAGATACAAAAGGCCGACGGCAAATACACGGCGCTATTCAGCACCTGGGTGAAGGGCGTGAAGAGCCGCTATATGTATTATATGCCATTTGATCCAAGCGAGGATTATCACACGTATGGCTACGACTGGTACCCGGACCGCGTGGAGTTTTATATTGACGACATGTCGAAGCCTATCTGGACCTCCAGGAGTAACGTTCCCGCCCAGCCCATGTACGTGTATTTCCAGAACTGGGTTCAGCGTGACGTGCCCGCCGACCATGGCGGCGGGGTAAATACTGAATACGTCGACTGGGTCACCGTAGAGCCGCTATAG